TTCTGGCCTCAAGCTGAGACCCAAGGAAGGCTTCACAATGTTCATGTCCATGCCATCTTCCAGAGCCTGTGCAGCAGCAAGCCAGCACTTTCAAGGTTCACCTTCCAAACTGCAAAGTCCTCTTGGACTAGAGGTCTTCAAGGGTTTTCCTCAACAGATTGTAGGGTAAAAGtacaggaaaaggagagaggttAGTTCCCTCAGTTAATGCCCTACGGCCTTCCCAACGGGGGAGGAATCAAGGAATCACTAAGAGCTGGTCGGAGAGAGCAATGAAGGTCATCCCGGGAGATGACACACACGGAAAAACAGGTGTTCAATATAGGTGCAGATTCTGTCCTCTTCGACTACTGGCTTTGCTCAGCAGAGTCCATTCCCGATGGGGCCCTGGGCAGGAGCTCTTCTTGGAGTCTAAAGGTGGCCCCAATTCCCACAGAGTCAACATCCACGCCCTCAGGATAGCTTGGTCCACAAAATGGAGAGAAGGGGCCATGGAAGGGTAGACGTGGAAAAGGGAGTGGCACCCAGAGGCACAGGGAGGCAGTGTACTGAGCCACTGATTTACCTATGGCAAGGAGAAGAGGTAAATGGgaaaccaaaggaaagaaaataaccaaagaCATGGCACTTGCCACCATGAATACCAGACCCTGAGACTCACATGGTCTGAGGGGTAAAGAGGCTGGAAAGCTGGAAGCACTGGGAGGCGATTGCTTGGGAGGCGAGGTTCAGGGCTGGACTCAGAGCTGCAAAAAGAGAGGCATAATGAGTTGGTGAGCACATAGCATTCCTTCTTTCCAGGCCCCAACCCAATTCCTCCCTTTCCCAAGTTTAAGTCTACCAGTCAGAGCCGCAGGGTTCAGGGCCCCCAAGGGAACTGTCCCATTCAGTTGCAAGGCAGCAGCAGCCtgggcggcagcagcagcagcagctgtggTAGTAGGCAGCTGCATTCCAGAGcctaaaagggaaagaaaaggtggGGTTAAGTCCCAACCTCCGATCTAAAATTCAACCCCGTGTTCTTCACTCTGCAGAGAAACTCTCTCCACCTTCTGCCAATTTGGCCATGAGCTGCAAACGTCCACCTGCTGATCCCAGATCCAGCTCCTGGTCCCCATCCGGAAAAGTGATGTCTGTGCCACCATCCAGTCGCTCGGTCACATGACCAACTCTCATAGGTCGACCAGCAAGCTCAAAGCCATTCAGCTGTTCCAGGGCTCGCCGAGCACACTCGGAGTCTGAGAACTACAAGAAACCCAGGCCGTATCAGTCACTTCCCGGACACAGACATGCTCTCAAAACCCCACTACTATTCCCTAGTCTCGCTATCCCAGGAAAACTGCATGCTCACTGTGGCACAAACTTTTCTGTCACAGGGAATGTGACCTAAGGTCCCCATCCTCCCAAAATGGGGTAAAAAGGACCTTTTCCAACTGACTAAATGGCAATTACTTCAATCTTCCAGCTACACTAAAAACctaacaatacaaaaaaaaaaaaaaaaaaaaatctattacccATAGAGTGCCTACCCTGACAGACTGTTTCACAAATGACCAGATAAAATGGAAGTAAGACAGGCTAAGGGGCCCAAactcctggacttttattttatcTCAGCCCTTTGGACTAGTCAGTTTCAATTCTCACTCAAGAAAAAGGAATCTGGAACTCCAGAGTTCAGTCGCAGGGGGGAGCACACCCTGGCGTGGAGAGCAAGACTGCACCCCACCCCTACGCCTACACCAGTGCTGTCGATCAGAGGGCTCCACTCCCCAGTCCCTTTCATCAGCGTCACCAGAGCTGCCTAGTGTAGAAAAGATTCCAGTCTGCTATTTAAGTGTCATGGGTGTTGATCAAAAAGGCAGCAGCGCAAGGGCAAAAAGGCCTCACCAACACTTTTCTGCAACTGAGTCACACAAGGTGTTAGAAGAGGTACTTGCCACCATGAATACCAGAGCTGGCTTTGTTTATTCTGGTGGCACCTGCCCTAGGGCCTGGCACGTTGGTACTGACAATTCCTAGGCAGGTGGTGTAGGTGGCTTGCCTTTACTGGATACTTCTGAGGTGAGCAATACCTCACCTGTGCAGAACACAACATAACTCTCCTCTGCCCTGCAGGCAACTGTGGGGGGTGTATGCTTCCTGGACTAAACCCAGGAAATATCAGCTTCTGTGAGACTCTGTGGCTGGCAGCCAGTCTTCAGCCTGGAGTCACACAGGGCTGGAAGAACCAGTTATGGGAACTGGAAGTAATTTTGTGACAGTGTCAGGAAAAGGTAAGACACAGCCCCACTATTCTCCCTATAGCCGTCTTTAAACATAAAGATATTTCTCAGTGGAGAAACTCCTTCAAATGGGATAgtgccagaaaaaaatataaatctctaTTCCCACTATCATGAAAACACCAATTCCATGAAGCATGTCTACAAAAGCCCACATCTAACCTCCCTCATGCCCCCAACCTTTTAGCTGCTGCCTGAAATCATTACTATTACCCAAAAAGCAAGTTGCAGCACCAGGGAAGCTGGTTGAACTCCTGGACACCCCCATGCCAGGGCCACTGACAGAGTGTGGGAGCAAAGCCAAGATCTCAAGCAATGCACTCATCTCAAGGGGAGGAAGGCTAGTCCAAGCTTCAGGCACCAGGGCTTATGAGTCATTTAGACAGTTcctaaaggaggaggaggaggctgagctGCAGAATCAGACAAGTGGACAAACCCACGCTGAAATTCAAAACTTCAAGACCAGAAACTTACCGTAATGAAACCATAACCTTTAGAACGGCCTGTATCTGAATCCTTCATCAGGACGATATTATCAATCTGTAGAAGAGGCGGAAATTATTAACAATCTTTGGGCTAAGCTGAGCTTTCCTATCTGACTGTTCACACTACCTCTAACCTTCCAGCCAATTGATTTCAACTCtcccaaatcttttctttttttgaagcttatttattttgagagagagtgcatgcatacACTCAAGCGGGGaaaaggtagagaaagagggggagagaatcccaagcaggctcactgatagcacagagcccaatgacacagggctcaatctcatgaactatgagttcatgatctgagcagagatcaagagtcagactcttaaccaactgagccacgcagggccccccaaatttttaaagaagagacaaATGCCATCTCTTTCCAAACCACCTCTCCTGACCAACCTTACTTAATCTGCACCCCATTATTTGATTTCACGGTGCCTGACTGACCTGTTTACTGAGCACTATGAAGACAAAGATGGAGCCTAACTTTCCCAGTGTGGACCTACATGCCCGTTCGATGGATGCAGTGCCTTAATCGTGGTCAGAATAAAGAGGTACACTCACCCTCCCCACTTTTTCCAATTCCCTTCAGAGGTTTCCATCACTTTCTACTCACTTTGCCAAAGGGCTCAAAGATACCCCGGAGCATGTCCTCAGTGATATTGAAGTGCAGGGAGCCCACATAGAGGCGCATTGGTCCACCACTACCCTTCTGCAGGTTGTTGGCCATGGCTGCCAGTCGGTTTTTCTCAGCCTAGGAAAGGAGGAAATGACGGGTCACATCCCATACCTCCTACCTTCAACCCCATCTTCTTGTGTCAGGTTTTCAGCCTGCTCACCTGTGAGGCCTGGACAATGATAGGCACTCCGAGCAGCCGCTGCCCAGTCAGCCCAATGGCCAGTGGCACAGACTGGATCTCACAGAATTCTACGTAGGCGATGCCCTTAGAACGACGGGAATTCCGATCTGAGATGATCCGGACGTCACGAACCTATCCGGGGCAAGAAGGAAATCCTGAGTTGGGCATAAGGGAGGATGGACAGAAAATAGGCCACATGGACGAAAACTAAGGGAGGGAAGGTTACCTTGCCGACAGCAGAGAAAAAGTCCTCCAGGTCTCGAGGCCGAATGCGGGCAGCTAACTGCATACAGAAAACTGTGCGGGCATCACGCTCCTCGGGACTCAGATTATCAATTGGTTCCCTAAAGAACAAGTACAATTTATTGAGACACCTGCTCCGATACACAGTCCTTGTTTTCTAGCTACACTCAAGCACTACAAGTTCCTGTATTCCAGCTCAAACGGCTTTTTATTCACACCTCACAATCCCTGGGAAAGCTCATTATCCACTCACCTGACCGGGCTCTTCTCTCTGAAATGAGGACTCTTACTGTGCGCATACCTACGCCTatggaacagagaaaaacaaacggAAAATCGTGTCATTCAATGTCATTCGCGCTAGTCCAATGCTCAGTCTTCTAACACGAGAAAACCAGATTCCAGCACTTCACCTCACGGGAATTCTCAACACCACCCCTCCAATAACAAGGTCTCCTGCCCATCACATCAGGTTGTAAGCATCCCCAGGCAGGAAGCACAGCACACTGGTTTTACCCAGACTACAACACAAAGGCCATCAGATTGGTGAGAGGTGTTACCCAGTGGCAAGTGGTGGGCTCCTGTAACGCACACGATCCTCACGCCGCCGGTCCCGACTGCGTGACTCACTACTGTGCCGACGGTCCCAGCTCCGGCTGCGGTGGCGACGCTGCCGCTCTCGACTTCGGCTTCGAGTGCTTCTCCGCCTGTGCCGGTCCCGATCTCGACTGCGACTATAGGTGGAAGGCACTACTGAGTTTGTTGAAGGACAAACCAACCTCTTCTGGCCTTTGATGGAGAGCTTTCCCTGGTATCTTTCCACTTATAGCAATCCTCAAAATCCAGAAGTCCCCACAATTACTTACCTGCGCTTTCTATCCCTGCTTTTACTAGGGCTCCGACTCCTCTTTTTCCTGGGAAAGAGGGGATAACTTATTGAGAACGTTTTATTCTCTCCCCCCAaggacaagaaacaaaagaaaggccAGGGTGGAACGGCAGTAAAAGACCAAAGTGCCCAAGATGACCTGGCAGGAGTTCACAGTAACCGCGCAACACGAGCTTGCACACAGCCCTGGATGTTGTCAGGCATCTGGAGTGGCCGTTTCCCCCCCAAAGCCAGGCCAAAGCTGCTGTCTCCAAATCAGGGGTCCTCTTGCTgttttattcaattaaaatatacTGATGCTAGAACAAATCCACAAATCTAGGCAGGAATGTGAAGACTAGAAGAACATCAAACCAAGTCACCGTTATTCTCAGGACCCGGTGGAGCCATCACTAAAAGTCAGCAGTCTTCTAAGCAACCATCTCCCTGTTCTGGCTGTTTCTCTCATGGACATGG
This window of the Prionailurus viverrinus isolate Anna chromosome B3, UM_Priviv_1.0, whole genome shotgun sequence genome carries:
- the RBM23 gene encoding probable RNA-binding protein 23 isoform X3, which produces MASDDFDIVIEAMLEAPYKKEEDDQQRKEVQKDGPSNTNASSNGNSGSGTSGSSASGEASKKKRSRSPSKSRDRKRSRSRDRDRHRRRSTRSRSRERQRRHRSRSWDRRHSSESRSRDRRREDRVRYRSPPLATGRRYAHSKSPHFREKSPVREPIDNLSPEERDARTVFCMQLAARIRPRDLEDFFSAVGKVRDVRIISDRNSRRSKGIAYVEFCEIQSVPLAIGLTGQRLLGVPIIVQASQAEKNRLAAMANNLQKGSGGPMRLYVGSLHFNITEDMLRGIFEPFGKIDNIVLMKDSDTGRSKGYGFITFSDSECARRALEQLNGFELAGRPMRVGHVTERLDGGTDITFPDGDQELDLGSAGSGMQLPTTTAAAAAAAQAAAALQLNGTVPLGALNPAALTALSPALNLASQAIASQCFQLSSLFTPQTM
- the RBM23 gene encoding probable RNA-binding protein 23 isoform X2, coding for MASDDFDIVIEAMLEAPYKKEEDDQQRKEVQKDGPSNTNASSNGNSGSGTSGSSASGEASKKKRSRSPSKSRDRKRSRSRDRDRHRRRSTRSRSRERQRRHRSRSWDRRHSSESRSRDRRREDRVRYRSPPLATGRRYAHSKSPHFREKSPVREPIDNLSPEERDARTVFCMQLAARIRPRDLEDFFSAVGKVRDVRIISDRNSRRSKGIAYVEFCEIQSVPLAIGLTGQRLLGVPIIVQASQAEKNRLAAMANNLQKGSGGPMRLYVGSLHFNITEDMLRGIFEPFGKIDNIVLMKDSDTGRSKGYGFITFSDSECARRALEQLNGFELAGRPMRVGHVTERLDGGTDITFPDGDQELDLGSAGGRLQLMAKLAEGSGMQLPTTTAAAAAAAQAAAALQLNGTVPLGALNPAALTALSPALNLASQAIASQCFQLSSLFTPQTM
- the RBM23 gene encoding probable RNA-binding protein 23 isoform X4 — protein: MASDDFDIVIEAMLEAPYKKEEDDQQRKEVQKDGPSNTNASSNGNSGSGTSGSSASGEASNRSRDRDRHRRRSTRSRSRERQRRHRSRSWDRRHSSESRSRDRRREDRVRYRSPPLATGRRYAHSKSPHFREKSPVREPIDNLSPEERDARTVFCMQLAARIRPRDLEDFFSAVGKVRDVRIISDRNSRRSKGIAYVEFCEIQSVPLAIGLTGQRLLGVPIIVQASQAEKNRLAAMANNLQKGSGGPMRLYVGSLHFNITEDMLRGIFEPFGKIDNIVLMKDSDTGRSKGYGFITFSDSECARRALEQLNGFELAGRPMRVGHVTERLDGGTDITFPDGDQELDLGSAGGRLQLMAKLAEGSGMQLPTTTAAAAAAAQAAAALQLNGTVPLGALNPAALTALSPALNLASQAIASQCFQLSSLFTPQTM
- the RBM23 gene encoding probable RNA-binding protein 23 isoform X1 codes for the protein MASDDFDIVIEAMLEAPYKKEEDDQQRKEVQKDGPSNTNASSNGNSGSGTSGSSASGEASKKKRSRSPSKSRDRKRSRSRDRDRHRRRSTRSRSRERQRRHRSRSWDRRHSSESRSRDRRREDRVRYRSPPLATGRRYAHSKSPHFREKSPVREPIDNLSPEERDARTVFCMQLAARIRPRDLEDFFSAVGKVRDVRIISDRNSRRSKGIAYVEFCEIQSVPLAIGLTGQRLLGVPIIVQASQAEKNRLAAMANNLQKGSGGPMRLYVGSLHFNITEDMLRGIFEPFGKIDNIVLMKDSDTGRSKGYGFITFSDSECARRALEQLNGFELAGRPMRVGHVTERLDGGTDITFPDGDQELDLGSAGGRLQLMAKLAEGSGMQLPTTTAAAAAAAQAAAALQLNGTVPLGALNPAALTALSPALNLASQAIASQCFQLSSLFTPQTM